A genomic window from Rhodococcus sp. KBS0724 includes:
- a CDS encoding NAD-glutamate dehydrogenase domain-containing protein produces the protein MKKDSSNIEQLDRASAQWLQRYVSDARTGSPANPAGVGVEILAIAESASRVIVEVDARCLAVEHVSAIEEILCDRLAARLLRPSFSLTQGTQAYVHCILDSASTGFEQSTLTDIEESIHRVVSGWSGEFATLVSGRNVPISLREHYSQVLPEEYRHEVSPVRAIEDVLRVESLGNGSVDVVLDVANSGAHVLSLYVLGRSIPLSAVLPVLRDLGTDVVDEKHYPVERVDGSQAWIYRFTLTSASARNHAPSSPSLAPRFAEAFLSMWDEAVESDGLGALIVGSELDVRQIAALRAYSHYLRQSGLPYSLARIESVLREHSKIATALIELFEVRHDPAFDAEARSLRAGLLTERIVGSINDVAELDADRILRALLSLIDNTLRTNYFYRDAGVSDPFLALKFDSRIIDVLPYPRPHFEIFVDSPRFEGVHLRFGGAARGGLRWSDRREDFRTEVLGLAKAQSAKNAVIVPVGAKGGFVVKESSARRSGDSPNNEGCDCYRMFVTALLRLTDNVDSVTTAVVPAPGIVRHDGDDYYLVVAPDKGTARFSDLANAVAVQRNFWLGDAFASGGSVGYDHKEMGITARGAWTSVRRHFLERNVDVDRDDFTAVGIGDMSGDVFGNGMLLSRHLRLVAAFDHRHIFLDPNPDPSVSYEERSRLFHLQRSSWADYDRALISTGGGVFDRSAKSIPLTEEVRSVLGISAQIDTLTPAALISRVLTADVDLLWNGGIGTYVKAADESHLQVGDKANDLVRVDSNQLRCSVIGEGGNLGLTQRARIDFSLRGGHVNTDALDNSAGVDCSDHEVNIKILLDSVVKRGELSEDERNSMLASMTDDVANLVLANNRAQNDLLATARAEAIRMADVHQRQIDKLERDFALDRELEFLPSDDEIALRLENHARGLTSPELATLSAHVKLSLKADLLRHDLIEDEHFAGALVEYFPPLLRERFGGHIISHPLAREIVATVIANRVVGNGGLSYVFRLADESGVDVGDAVRAFEVVRAVFGLESIWQRIRGGEITVHVADQLIVESRRLLDRAARWFLSNRPQPLDIASEIARFGKLVSTLSPHVPGWMQEYDRANVAVRSAPAVEAGVDRDVVDEVYGLLDLYGLLDVVEIVVATDQDPRLVGELYFMVKDRLEINRFLMDVSGLDSHDRWDSLVRLTLRDELYESVRLVTLDVLSVSSSCGAVPDASAATRLRSWEERNSAIIGRARYTLSDAHAGRGGNLATLSVAARRIRSLASTVQTVGEPL, from the coding sequence ATGAAGAAGGATTCATCGAATATCGAACAACTGGATCGGGCCTCGGCGCAGTGGCTGCAACGCTACGTCAGCGACGCTCGAACGGGATCTCCGGCAAACCCTGCCGGAGTGGGTGTCGAGATACTCGCCATCGCGGAGTCGGCGTCGCGAGTGATCGTGGAGGTCGATGCGCGGTGCTTGGCCGTCGAACATGTGTCTGCGATCGAAGAGATTCTCTGTGACCGACTCGCAGCGAGGTTGCTGCGCCCCAGTTTCTCGCTCACGCAAGGCACACAGGCATACGTGCACTGCATACTCGACTCGGCCAGTACCGGTTTCGAACAGTCGACGCTCACCGACATCGAGGAGTCGATCCATCGTGTTGTCAGCGGGTGGAGCGGGGAATTCGCGACACTTGTTTCGGGTCGCAACGTGCCGATCTCTCTGCGAGAACACTATTCGCAGGTTCTTCCTGAAGAGTACCGCCATGAGGTGAGCCCGGTGCGGGCGATCGAAGACGTACTCAGAGTGGAAAGTCTCGGCAACGGCTCCGTCGACGTAGTTCTCGATGTAGCGAATTCCGGAGCGCATGTACTTTCCCTCTACGTGCTCGGGCGGTCCATACCGTTGAGCGCCGTGCTACCCGTCCTGCGCGATCTCGGCACCGACGTTGTCGACGAGAAGCACTATCCCGTCGAGAGAGTCGATGGATCCCAGGCATGGATCTACCGATTCACACTTACCTCCGCGAGTGCTCGGAACCATGCTCCGTCGTCGCCATCGTTGGCGCCGAGATTTGCAGAGGCATTCCTGTCCATGTGGGACGAGGCGGTGGAGTCCGATGGTCTCGGTGCTTTGATCGTCGGCTCCGAACTCGACGTGCGGCAGATTGCAGCGCTCCGGGCGTATTCTCACTACCTTCGCCAGAGCGGATTGCCTTACAGCCTTGCGAGGATCGAATCCGTATTGCGTGAACACTCGAAAATTGCGACAGCACTGATCGAATTGTTCGAAGTCAGACATGATCCGGCGTTCGACGCCGAGGCACGCTCGCTTCGTGCGGGTTTGCTCACGGAAAGGATCGTCGGATCGATCAACGACGTGGCCGAACTGGACGCGGATCGAATCCTCCGTGCCCTACTGAGTTTGATCGACAACACGTTGCGGACCAATTACTTCTACCGTGACGCGGGCGTGTCCGACCCGTTTCTGGCGCTCAAGTTCGACTCGAGAATCATCGACGTGCTGCCGTACCCGCGGCCTCATTTCGAAATCTTCGTGGATTCGCCGAGGTTCGAGGGAGTGCATCTTCGATTCGGCGGTGCGGCGCGAGGTGGTCTACGTTGGTCGGATCGTCGAGAGGATTTCAGAACCGAGGTCCTCGGCCTGGCAAAGGCACAGTCCGCGAAAAACGCAGTCATCGTCCCCGTTGGGGCGAAGGGTGGATTCGTCGTCAAAGAATCGTCAGCTCGACGTAGTGGGGACTCCCCGAACAACGAAGGCTGTGACTGCTATCGGATGTTCGTGACGGCGTTGTTGCGTCTGACGGACAACGTGGATTCGGTAACGACCGCTGTGGTCCCAGCTCCCGGGATCGTGCGGCACGACGGCGACGACTATTACCTGGTCGTTGCTCCGGACAAGGGTACTGCGCGATTCTCGGACTTGGCCAATGCCGTTGCTGTGCAGCGAAATTTCTGGCTGGGTGACGCTTTTGCCTCCGGCGGTTCGGTCGGATACGACCACAAGGAGATGGGCATAACTGCGCGCGGTGCATGGACGAGTGTGCGCCGTCATTTCCTGGAACGGAACGTGGACGTCGATCGAGACGACTTCACCGCAGTCGGCATCGGCGACATGAGCGGTGACGTCTTCGGCAACGGCATGCTGCTGAGTCGTCATCTCCGATTGGTTGCGGCGTTCGACCATCGGCACATCTTCCTCGACCCGAACCCTGATCCCTCGGTGTCCTACGAAGAGAGGAGCAGGCTGTTCCACCTGCAGCGCAGTTCGTGGGCAGACTACGACCGGGCCCTCATCAGCACTGGCGGCGGTGTTTTCGACCGAAGCGCCAAGTCGATTCCCCTGACCGAAGAGGTGCGGTCCGTGCTGGGTATCAGCGCACAGATCGACACGCTCACCCCGGCGGCTCTGATCTCACGTGTGCTCACGGCTGACGTAGATCTGTTGTGGAACGGTGGGATCGGTACATACGTGAAGGCTGCCGATGAGTCACATCTACAAGTCGGTGACAAGGCCAACGATCTTGTTCGGGTCGACTCGAATCAGTTGCGGTGCAGTGTCATCGGTGAGGGTGGAAATCTGGGACTGACGCAGCGGGCGCGCATCGATTTCAGTCTTCGTGGTGGCCACGTCAATACCGACGCGCTCGACAACTCCGCCGGAGTGGATTGCTCGGATCATGAGGTCAACATCAAGATCCTGCTCGATTCGGTGGTGAAACGTGGCGAGCTCAGCGAGGACGAGCGTAATTCGATGCTGGCAAGCATGACCGACGACGTTGCGAACCTGGTCCTGGCAAACAATCGCGCCCAGAACGATCTCTTGGCCACCGCGAGAGCCGAAGCGATCCGGATGGCCGATGTGCACCAGCGTCAGATCGACAAGCTCGAAAGAGATTTCGCGCTGGATCGAGAGTTGGAGTTCCTGCCGAGTGACGACGAGATTGCGCTTCGACTCGAAAACCATGCGCGAGGCCTGACGTCGCCGGAACTCGCTACGTTGTCGGCACACGTCAAGCTGTCGCTGAAGGCCGATCTTCTTCGACACGACCTGATCGAGGACGAACACTTTGCCGGAGCCTTGGTCGAGTACTTTCCGCCGCTTCTGCGTGAGCGGTTCGGAGGTCACATCATCTCGCACCCCCTCGCCCGCGAGATCGTTGCCACGGTGATCGCGAATCGGGTTGTGGGCAATGGAGGGCTTTCCTACGTATTCAGACTGGCGGACGAATCCGGAGTCGATGTCGGCGACGCTGTTCGTGCTTTCGAAGTTGTCCGTGCTGTTTTCGGCTTGGAGTCGATCTGGCAGCGCATACGCGGTGGCGAGATTACCGTTCATGTCGCAGATCAGTTGATTGTCGAATCGAGGCGACTGTTGGACCGTGCTGCGCGGTGGTTCCTGTCGAATCGGCCGCAGCCGCTCGATATCGCGTCCGAGATCGCGCGATTCGGAAAGCTGGTCAGTACGCTGTCGCCACACGTCCCCGGTTGGATGCAGGAGTACGACCGAGCCAACGTCGCTGTGCGTAGTGCTCCCGCAGTGGAGGCAGGCGTGGACCGAGACGTTGTCGACGAGGTGTACGGCTTGCTGGATCTATACGGTTTGTTGGACGTCGTCGAGATTGTGGTGGCCACCGACCAAGATCCGAGGCTCGTCGGTGAGCTGTACTTCATGGTCAAGGATCGGCTGGAGATCAACCGGTTCCTGATGGACGTGTCCGGGTTGGACAGCCACGACCGCTGGGATTCGCTTGTACGGCTCACTCTGCGTGACGAGCTGTACGAGTCGGTCCGTCTGGTGACCCTCGATGTGCTGTCCGTCAGTTCGTCGTGTGGCGCAGTGCCCGATGCGAGCGCAGCGACGCGTCTGCGATCCTGGGAAGAGCGGAACAGCGCGATCATCGGACGCGCGCGGTACACGTTGTCAGACGCCCACGCGGGTAGAGGCGGCAACCTTGCGACGCTTTCGGTTGCGGCCAGGAGAATTCGTTCGCTCGCGTCTACGGTTCAGACCGTGGGGGAACCACTGTGA
- a CDS encoding YoaK family protein, with translation MSGYSRSLIGLAIALAGLAGYVDAIGFIVLSGQFVSFMSGNMTQMSVSIADGLWVAARVPAAVIAVFLLGIALGTVITFVTERYSVRTRKVTVLTVVTALLVVGAVLSSFEITPGAVTAMALAMGTVNSVFQRDGEVTIGVTYMTGALVKMGQRLTGAFLGGPRWAWLQHFGMCAGLIGGAVLGALAHRWIGIHALWPAAGTAAGLTAVAWRVTPLRGNRPSVS, from the coding sequence GTGTCGGGATACAGCAGATCACTCATCGGGTTGGCGATAGCCCTGGCCGGGCTTGCCGGCTACGTCGACGCGATCGGATTCATCGTTCTCAGCGGACAGTTCGTGTCGTTCATGAGCGGCAACATGACTCAGATGAGCGTCTCGATCGCCGACGGCTTGTGGGTGGCCGCGCGAGTCCCTGCGGCGGTGATTGCGGTATTTCTGCTCGGTATCGCGCTGGGCACTGTGATCACGTTTGTGACGGAACGTTATTCGGTTCGGACACGCAAAGTTACGGTGCTGACGGTGGTCACCGCATTATTGGTAGTCGGCGCCGTGCTGAGTAGCTTCGAGATCACTCCCGGCGCGGTCACCGCAATGGCGTTGGCCATGGGTACGGTCAATTCGGTGTTTCAGCGGGACGGCGAGGTGACCATAGGCGTCACGTACATGACGGGTGCGCTGGTGAAAATGGGTCAACGGTTGACGGGCGCATTCCTCGGTGGCCCGCGGTGGGCGTGGCTGCAGCACTTCGGAATGTGTGCGGGTCTGATCGGCGGTGCCGTCCTCGGAGCCCTTGCGCATCGATGGATCGGCATTCACGCACTCTGGCCGGCAGCGGGAACTGCTGCCGGCCTGACGGCGGTGGCGTGGCGCGTGACACCGTTACGCGGAAACAGACCCTCGGTTTCCTGA